In Clostridiales bacterium, a single window of DNA contains:
- a CDS encoding LD-carboxypeptidase encodes MMIKPNKLRKGSTIGIIAPAGPIINAERIKKGVDVLKRLGFNVVEGKNIYSKKGYFSSGDGQRADEFNSFFESDGIDAVLCLRGGYGTLRILDKINYSTISANPKVFIGYSDITALHIAINKMCNMVTFHGPMLNSDFGGDIDEYTLNSFLRCVTDETPIGEFENPREYGELKVLYPGTGCGRLVGGNLTVMVSTIGTPFEIDLDGSILFIEDVGEEPYRVDRMLTQLILGGKMDNCRGIVLGQWTHCSSNNPDRSFTLEEVFADRLIPLKIPILYNAAIGHQKMKATLPYGVNAMITNDGRLIIKEGGVV; translated from the coding sequence ATGATGATAAAACCGAACAAATTAAGAAAAGGGAGTACTATTGGGATTATAGCTCCGGCCGGCCCAATCATCAATGCAGAAAGAATTAAAAAGGGCGTAGATGTCTTAAAAAGATTGGGGTTCAATGTAGTTGAAGGAAAAAACATATACAGTAAAAAGGGTTACTTTTCATCTGGCGATGGACAGAGAGCCGATGAATTCAACAGTTTTTTTGAATCCGATGGCATAGATGCTGTTCTGTGTTTGAGAGGCGGGTATGGTACGCTCAGGATTCTTGATAAAATAAACTACAGTACGATTTCTGCAAATCCAAAGGTCTTTATAGGATATAGCGATATAACGGCCCTGCATATAGCTATAAACAAGATGTGCAATATGGTTACATTTCATGGGCCCATGCTGAACTCCGATTTTGGCGGGGATATTGATGAATATACACTAAATAGCTTTCTGAGGTGTGTCACTGACGAAACACCCATTGGTGAATTTGAGAACCCTCGTGAATACGGGGAACTCAAGGTACTTTATCCAGGTACAGGATGCGGCAGATTGGTAGGCGGCAATCTGACTGTAATGGTATCGACGATAGGGACGCCATTTGAGATAGATCTTGACGGCTCTATACTCTTTATAGAGGATGTAGGCGAAGAGCCGTACAGGGTCGATAGAATGCTGACCCAGCTTATATTAGGCGGCAAAATGGATAACTGCCGGGGAATCGTCCTCGGGCAGTGGACGCATTGCAGCAGCAATAATCCCGATAGGAGCTTTACACTCGAGGAAGTATTTGCCGACAGATTAATTCCTTTAAAAATCCCTATATTATATAACGCGGCTATAGGCCACCAGAAAATGAAAGCTACGCTTCCTTATGGTGTAAATGCCATGATAACTAATGACGGCCGTCTTATTATAAAAGAAGGCGGCGTAGTATGA
- the ftsH gene encoding ATP-dependent zinc metalloprotease FtsH: MNKKNIILVVSAIFLISLLFIGYRLKKPEKINVAYNNFLLDVDKGRVDTVYLSDKAELKVKLKDGSIIYTDNPRDDKFKEELLKKNINVEEVSSSAIGDQASGMFLSLLLFATAGYFLFKFTAKQRSGGLLDITRVQNETESEVNIGFSNVAGNEEAKDSVRDIVDFLKDPEKYLKYGARMPKGVIFYGPPGTGKTLLAKAVAGESGVPFYALSGSDFVQVYVGVGAGRIRNLFKKAREKGKCVIFIDEIDALGKKRESGGIDGGNDEREQTLNALLSEMSGFKDSDGIVVIAATNRLDILDEALLRPGRFDRCVEVGLPDVKSRYEILKIHAANKPISSDLDLYKVAEQSVYFSGAMLENMVNEAAIFAAKRNAGSIGKQDMDKAFYTVVAGAEKKDRSSINKADMKITAYHETGHVVVSKLIVPHNTIPKVTIIPSTRGAGGYTMNIPPDRMYKTKSEMEKDIMVSLGGRCAEEIVFGEENITTGASGDIDRVTEIVLSMVKKFGMSRTTGILSYDVLYKNSFGGINSEILNECRQIVDGLYNKVKDLLISHRYLLDKMAEELLNKETLDENEIDRIIAA, from the coding sequence ATGAACAAAAAGAATATTATATTGGTTGTGTCAGCTATATTTTTAATATCACTTCTTTTTATCGGTTACCGTTTAAAAAAGCCTGAGAAAATAAATGTTGCTTATAATAATTTTTTGCTGGATGTGGATAAGGGCAGAGTAGATACAGTTTATCTTTCAGATAAAGCAGAACTTAAAGTAAAGCTTAAGGATGGGAGTATCATTTATACTGATAATCCAAGAGATGATAAATTCAAGGAAGAATTATTGAAGAAGAATATAAATGTTGAAGAGGTCAGCTCATCAGCTATCGGCGATCAGGCAAGCGGCATGTTTTTATCGCTGCTATTGTTTGCGACTGCCGGATATTTTCTATTTAAATTTACTGCCAAGCAAAGAAGCGGCGGATTACTCGACATAACCAGGGTTCAAAATGAAACTGAATCCGAAGTCAATATAGGATTTTCAAATGTGGCGGGTAACGAAGAAGCCAAAGATAGCGTAAGGGATATTGTCGACTTTTTGAAGGATCCAGAAAAGTATTTAAAATATGGCGCAAGGATGCCAAAGGGTGTAATATTTTATGGTCCTCCCGGTACAGGTAAAACTCTATTGGCTAAAGCTGTAGCCGGTGAATCCGGCGTGCCTTTTTATGCTCTTTCAGGTTCTGATTTTGTACAAGTTTATGTGGGCGTAGGTGCCGGAAGGATAAGGAATCTGTTCAAAAAGGCGAGAGAAAAAGGGAAATGTGTTATTTTTATAGATGAAATCGATGCTCTCGGTAAAAAGAGGGAATCTGGAGGCATAGATGGAGGAAATGACGAACGTGAGCAAACGTTGAATGCACTTCTTTCAGAAATGTCTGGATTTAAGGATAGCGATGGAATAGTTGTGATCGCCGCAACAAACAGGCTGGATATACTTGATGAAGCATTGCTAAGACCCGGTAGATTCGACAGGTGTGTGGAAGTTGGACTTCCTGATGTAAAGAGCAGATATGAAATATTAAAAATACATGCAGCTAATAAACCTATTTCCAGCGATCTGGATTTATATAAAGTAGCCGAGCAGTCAGTTTATTTTAGCGGAGCTATGCTTGAAAATATGGTAAATGAAGCCGCAATTTTTGCAGCCAAAAGAAATGCCGGTTCGATAGGTAAGCAGGATATGGATAAAGCATTTTATACAGTTGTCGCGGGCGCTGAAAAGAAGGATAGAAGTTCCATAAATAAGGCTGATATGAAGATAACCGCTTATCATGAAACAGGGCATGTGGTTGTTTCAAAACTTATAGTGCCTCATAACACAATTCCAAAGGTAACCATAATTCCAAGCACTAGGGGGGCAGGGGGATATACCATGAATATACCACCTGACAGGATGTATAAGACAAAAAGTGAAATGGAAAAAGATATAATGGTTTCCCTTGGGGGAAGATGCGCTGAGGAGATAGTCTTTGGTGAAGAAAATATAACAACAGGCGCATCTGGCGATATCGATAGAGTTACCGAAATAGTGTTGTCCATGGTGAAAAAATTCGGCATGAGCAGAACTACAGGCATTTTAAGCTATGATGTGTTATATAAGAATAGTTTTGGCGGAATCAACAGCGAAATATTAAATGAATGCAGACAAATAGTTGACGGTTTGTATAATAAAGTAAAAGATTTGCTCATATCGCACAGATATTTACTGGATAAAATGGCTGAGGAGCTTTTAAATAAAGAGACACTCGATGAAAATGAAATAGATCGCATCATTGCGGCGTAA
- a CDS encoding cation-translocating P-type ATPase produces the protein MLFRKRTEEKKDIYFYNSRPKKNGLTTDEAIHRLQVYGQNVLIKKRKKSALNIFIEQFNDFIIWVLLIAAIISGLMGERADAITITAIVILNGIMGFIQEYRTEKSLDALKELSAPTVKAVRDGKVVIIPAHDIVPDDLIILESGDRVPADSMLIESNGIQVDESLLTGESAPVEKMPIENTGKQAIKYTEQNMVHMGTVLTGGRGKAVVLLTGMATEMGKIADMLQNVEEEQTPLQKKLDRMGKVMVFGCIFACAIVTIMGILKGENIYTMFLTGVSLAVAAIPEGLPAIVTVSLTLGVQRMLKRNALIRRLPAVETLGCTNIICSDKTGTLTENKMTVKRLYYDGAIADVLGNGYDAEGKFIKAGKKIYPKGDRSLQLLLESAVSCTNSGIETAKPSDKIFDLKKYNREIVSASGDPTEIALLVCGYKAGISKEEVDKKYKRVAELPFDPTRKRMSVIVRYGGDYYVFLKGAIDNTIDLCSSIHSSNGISAMTQGMKNTIMLYNGKMAKDALRVIAIAYKKLPGMPFKINVQSVERDLTFIGLMGMIDPPRKEAIEAIEICSIAGIKPVMITGDHKDTAIAVAKQLKLMKGEDKVLVGKEIDAMSEKALQKEVRNVSVYARVTPEHKLRIVRAYKKNGYIVAMTGDGVNDAPAVKEADIGVCMGKSGTDVTKEASAMVLLDDNFATIVAAVEEGRVIYDNIRKFIRYLLSCNLGEVLTMFIASLLNFQTPLIPIQILWVNLVTDGLPAIALGVDPPDKNIMLRPPRKKDESIFSHGLSSKIIIRGILIGICTIAIFAITLNITGGNLLKARTMAFAALVMSQLIHVIECRSERYSIFEINIFSNIFLLIAILISTAMLALVIYVPYFQPLFKTVPLNFGDVVAVLFFSGAISLIVSLKTYIKS, from the coding sequence ATGCTGTTTAGAAAACGCACAGAAGAAAAAAAAGACATATATTTTTATAATTCCAGACCAAAGAAAAATGGACTGACAACTGATGAAGCCATCCATAGACTTCAGGTGTATGGTCAGAATGTTTTAATCAAAAAGAGAAAAAAATCCGCTTTAAATATTTTTATCGAACAGTTTAATGATTTTATAATCTGGGTACTGCTAATCGCGGCAATAATTTCGGGACTGATGGGTGAAAGAGCAGATGCAATAACCATAACAGCCATAGTAATACTGAATGGCATAATGGGATTCATACAGGAATACAGGACGGAAAAATCCCTTGATGCATTAAAGGAATTATCGGCGCCTACCGTAAAAGCTGTAAGGGACGGTAAAGTGGTTATAATACCTGCTCATGATATAGTGCCGGATGATCTCATTATATTGGAATCGGGGGATAGAGTCCCTGCCGATTCAATGCTTATAGAATCTAATGGCATTCAGGTAGATGAATCGCTGCTGACAGGAGAATCAGCGCCGGTTGAGAAAATGCCGATAGAAAATACGGGCAAGCAGGCCATAAAATATACCGAACAGAATATGGTCCATATGGGTACCGTATTAACCGGTGGCAGAGGCAAGGCAGTGGTGCTATTGACAGGGATGGCAACAGAGATGGGCAAGATTGCTGATATGTTGCAAAATGTGGAGGAAGAACAGACACCGCTTCAGAAAAAATTGGACAGAATGGGCAAAGTGATGGTATTCGGATGCATATTTGCGTGTGCGATAGTAACTATAATGGGTATTTTAAAGGGAGAAAATATATATACAATGTTTTTGACAGGCGTAAGCCTTGCAGTCGCAGCAATTCCTGAAGGGCTGCCGGCGATAGTTACCGTTTCCCTGACCCTTGGCGTACAGAGGATGCTTAAAAGAAATGCTCTTATAAGGAGGCTTCCTGCCGTCGAGACTTTAGGGTGTACCAATATTATTTGCTCGGATAAAACCGGAACCCTTACAGAGAACAAAATGACTGTAAAAAGACTGTATTATGATGGCGCAATAGCCGATGTGTTGGGTAACGGATATGATGCGGAAGGAAAATTTATAAAAGCAGGGAAGAAAATATATCCTAAAGGGGACAGATCTCTTCAATTGCTTCTGGAAAGCGCTGTATCGTGCACTAATTCGGGAATCGAAACCGCTAAGCCATCGGATAAGATATTTGATTTAAAAAAATATAACAGGGAAATTGTTTCCGCATCCGGTGATCCTACCGAGATAGCCCTTCTTGTTTGCGGGTATAAGGCCGGCATATCAAAAGAAGAAGTCGATAAAAAATATAAAAGGGTTGCAGAACTGCCATTTGACCCAACAAGAAAGAGGATGTCGGTGATTGTAAGATATGGCGGGGACTATTATGTGTTTTTAAAAGGAGCGATAGACAATACGATCGATCTGTGCAGCAGCATACATTCTTCAAATGGAATATCGGCTATGACCCAAGGCATGAAAAACACGATCATGCTTTATAACGGGAAAATGGCGAAGGATGCACTTCGTGTCATTGCAATAGCTTATAAAAAGCTGCCAGGGATGCCTTTCAAGATAAATGTCCAATCGGTCGAAAGAGATCTTACATTCATAGGACTTATGGGTATGATAGATCCGCCGAGGAAAGAGGCAATTGAGGCAATAGAGATCTGCAGCATTGCCGGGATAAAACCTGTTATGATAACCGGCGATCATAAGGACACGGCAATTGCAGTCGCAAAACAGTTGAAACTTATGAAGGGTGAAGACAAGGTATTGGTCGGCAAAGAAATAGATGCCATGAGTGAAAAGGCGCTCCAGAAGGAGGTAAGAAATGTTTCGGTCTATGCAAGAGTTACACCTGAACATAAGCTGAGAATCGTAAGGGCCTATAAGAAAAACGGATATATAGTTGCCATGACAGGGGATGGAGTAAATGACGCTCCGGCTGTAAAAGAAGCCGATATCGGCGTATGCATGGGGAAGTCGGGAACGGATGTTACAAAAGAAGCTTCTGCAATGGTGCTTCTTGATGACAATTTTGCAACTATTGTAGCGGCTGTCGAAGAAGGAAGGGTAATATACGACAATATCAGAAAATTTATCAGGTATTTGCTTTCATGCAATCTCGGAGAAGTATTGACGATGTTTATAGCATCGCTGCTGAACTTTCAGACGCCTCTTATTCCAATACAGATTTTGTGGGTAAATCTTGTAACCGACGGCTTGCCCGCAATTGCACTTGGAGTTGACCCTCCAGATAAAAATATAATGCTGAGGCCTCCGAGAAAAAAGGACGAGAGTATATTTTCCCATGGACTTTCTTCAAAAATAATAATAAGAGGTATATTAATAGGTATATGTACCATTGCTATATTTGCCATTACTCTAAATATTACCGGAGGAAATTTATTAAAAGCAAGGACCATGGCCTTTGCAGCGCTTGTCATGTCCCAGCTTATACATGTTATTGAATGCCGCTCTGAAAGGTATTCGATATTTGAAATCAATATTTTCAGCAATATTTTTCTTTTAATTGCCATCTTGATATCAACTGCGATGTTAGCATTGGTCATATATGTACCGTATTTTCAGCCGTTATTTAAAACCGTTCCATTAAATTTCGGAGATGTAGTAGCGGTATTGTTCTTCTCAGGTGCTATTTCGCTGATTGTAAGTTTAAAGACTTACATAAAGTCATGA
- the lysA gene encoding diaminopimelate decarboxylase: protein MRLHGTARINQFNHLEIGGCDTVELVKKYGTPLYLIDEYLIRKNCRDYINCFSSNYDRVKVVYAGKAFLDLAMCRIVEEEGLCLDVVSGGELYTALRAGFPPDRIIFHGNNKTDSELKMAAEHGVGRIVVDNMSELMKTGAFAKQSGKVINIYIRVSPGVEAHTHDYIKTGQIDSKFGFPLLNDQALNAVKIAKSMENISLMGLHCHIGSQIFEIQPYIEAVNVMMKFASIIKKEFEADIPEIDFGGGFGIYYSDGDSPLPKKVIAESITDCVKKNADIYNLKRPCILVEPGRSIIGNAGTTLYNVGAIKNIPGIRKYVIVDGGMTDNIRPALYRAKYEAAVANRMNSSDCEVVTIAGKCCESGDILVKDINMPKVNTGDIISIFSTGAYGLSMSSNYNGIPKPCVVLINDGGSYVISKRETYDEIIENDIIPDELKRI, encoded by the coding sequence ATGAGACTGCATGGGACGGCAAGAATCAATCAGTTTAACCATCTGGAAATTGGAGGATGCGATACTGTAGAACTTGTTAAAAAATATGGTACACCTTTATATTTAATAGATGAGTACCTTATACGAAAAAACTGCAGGGATTATATAAACTGTTTTTCGAGCAATTATGACAGAGTAAAAGTAGTATATGCCGGGAAGGCTTTTCTGGACCTGGCGATGTGCAGGATTGTCGAAGAGGAAGGACTTTGCCTGGATGTTGTTTCCGGAGGCGAGTTATATACTGCACTTAGAGCGGGTTTTCCGCCGGATAGAATAATATTTCATGGCAACAACAAAACAGATAGTGAATTGAAAATGGCTGCAGAGCATGGAGTCGGAAGAATAGTCGTTGACAACATGTCTGAATTAATGAAAACAGGCGCATTTGCAAAGCAGTCGGGGAAAGTTATCAATATTTATATAAGAGTATCCCCGGGTGTTGAGGCGCATACACATGATTATATAAAAACCGGCCAGATAGATTCAAAGTTCGGATTTCCGTTACTGAACGACCAAGCGCTCAATGCTGTCAAAATAGCTAAGAGTATGGAAAATATATCCCTTATGGGGTTACACTGCCATATAGGGTCACAGATATTTGAAATACAGCCATATATAGAAGCTGTAAATGTTATGATGAAGTTTGCAAGTATAATAAAAAAAGAATTTGAAGCGGATATTCCAGAGATTGATTTTGGAGGAGGGTTTGGCATATATTATTCTGATGGTGATTCTCCCCTTCCAAAGAAAGTGATTGCGGAATCGATAACAGATTGCGTAAAGAAAAATGCTGATATTTATAATCTGAAGAGACCGTGCATACTGGTGGAACCCGGAAGATCCATCATTGGCAATGCAGGTACGACTCTTTATAACGTAGGGGCTATTAAAAATATACCCGGCATAAGAAAATATGTAATAGTCGACGGCGGCATGACAGATAACATCCGTCCTGCATTATACAGGGCAAAGTATGAGGCTGCCGTTGCAAACAGGATGAACTCATCGGATTGTGAAGTTGTCACGATTGCAGGCAAATGCTGTGAGTCCGGCGACATACTGGTAAAGGATATAAACATGCCTAAGGTAAATACGGGTGATATAATATCCATATTCAGCACCGGTGCTTATGGGCTGTCCATGTCAAGCAATTATAACGGAATACCCAAGCCCTGTGTCGTACTTATAAATGATGGAGGCAGCTATGTCATATCGAAAAGAGAGACTTATGATGAAATAATAGAAAATGATATAATACCGGATGAGTTAAAGAGAATATAA
- a CDS encoding putative manganese transporter, which produces MLNVLTDAFFDTLKMIPFMIVIFLVIEIFEHKFGSGLRPLLRKSRYIGPFAGAIFGIIPQCGFSVISTILFAEGAITTGTLISVYMSTSDEAIPVILSQPDKINVLIPILVTNFIIAVVSGYITDLLLTYLRKGKNTEHRIITNSHENEGCCGSTCIDEKFSIREVLKHSFYHAFKISIYVFIITLAINIIIYFTGSHMFAKLFLKDSILQPIVLSFIGLIPNCAASVAITEIFLKGGITFGSAIAGLSSSAGLGLIVLLKEAKSKKRIFNIIFLLVLYSSIAGIILNRILPSNYLYMILH; this is translated from the coding sequence ATGCTAAACGTGCTGACTGATGCTTTCTTTGACACATTAAAGATGATTCCATTTATGATAGTCATTTTTTTAGTAATTGAAATATTTGAACATAAGTTTGGAAGCGGACTGAGGCCCCTTCTCAGGAAATCAAGATATATAGGCCCATTTGCCGGAGCTATATTCGGTATAATTCCGCAGTGCGGTTTTTCGGTTATATCGACCATACTTTTCGCAGAGGGCGCTATTACAACCGGTACCCTCATTTCCGTCTATATGTCGACTTCGGATGAAGCAATACCTGTGATTTTATCGCAACCTGATAAAATCAACGTGCTTATCCCTATTCTGGTTACAAATTTTATTATAGCCGTAGTTTCCGGATATATAACGGATCTTTTATTAACATATTTAAGGAAAGGAAAAAATACCGAGCACAGGATTATCACAAACAGCCATGAAAATGAAGGATGCTGCGGATCGACATGTATAGATGAGAAATTCAGCATCAGGGAAGTTCTTAAGCACTCTTTTTATCATGCATTTAAAATATCTATATATGTTTTTATTATAACACTGGCAATAAATATAATTATCTATTTTACAGGAAGCCATATGTTCGCTAAATTATTTTTGAAGGACAGTATCCTTCAGCCAATAGTATTGAGTTTCATAGGCCTTATTCCAAACTGTGCCGCATCCGTTGCCATAACTGAAATATTTTTAAAGGGCGGCATCACATTCGGCTCGGCAATCGCGGGTCTCTCTTCTTCGGCAGGTTTAGGCCTTATTGTGCTTTTAAAAGAGGCTAAAAGCAAAAAAAGAATATTCAATATAATATTCCTGCTTGTGCTCTATAGCTCGATTGCAGGAATCATATTAAACAGGATATTGCCTTCAAATTATTTATATATGATTTTACATTGA
- a CDS encoding M20 family metallopeptidase: protein MIDKKRIRREASKIKESIIGIRRDIHMHPELGMEEKRTSKLVRTYLDNLGIKNKIIANTGVIGTIYGRDPKGPTIGIRADMDALPILEANNVSYASKCSGKMHACGHDAHTAILLGTATVLNSMKDELPGNIRLIFQPAEETTGGAEIMINEGALKDPDVNGVIGLHMEESIKAGCIGIKYGIMNASSNPFEITIKGKSSHGAYPHEGVDAILISAYVLTALQSVVSRETNPLNSVVLTIGTVNGGYAPNVICDKVVLKGILRTMDAGLRKSIPKRIVKITDGITKSMNASFDFDMYEGYPCLINDKGMTDLIIKSAAEQITRENVLMLENPSMGVEDFAYFCYNVPSAFYRLGCRNEKKGIVNSAHSPLFDIDEDSIEIGMITECQAAVNFIFNFASR, encoded by the coding sequence ATGATCGATAAAAAAAGGATCAGACGCGAAGCTTCAAAGATTAAAGAGAGCATAATAGGAATAAGACGTGATATACATATGCATCCTGAGCTTGGCATGGAGGAAAAAAGGACTTCAAAGCTTGTCAGGACATATCTCGACAATCTTGGAATAAAAAATAAAATTATCGCAAATACAGGCGTTATAGGAACTATATATGGCAGAGATCCCAAGGGCCCTACGATCGGCATAAGAGCGGATATGGATGCCCTTCCGATACTTGAAGCCAATAATGTGAGCTATGCCTCAAAGTGCAGCGGAAAAATGCACGCATGCGGGCATGACGCCCATACGGCTATTTTATTAGGCACCGCAACAGTGTTAAACAGTATGAAAGATGAACTTCCGGGAAATATCAGGCTTATATTTCAGCCTGCTGAAGAAACGACTGGCGGAGCGGAAATAATGATAAATGAAGGCGCTCTTAAAGATCCTGATGTAAACGGAGTTATAGGTTTGCATATGGAAGAGAGCATAAAGGCAGGATGCATAGGTATAAAGTACGGAATAATGAACGCATCTTCAAATCCTTTTGAAATAACGATAAAAGGGAAAAGTTCCCATGGAGCATATCCGCATGAAGGCGTGGATGCCATATTGATATCCGCATATGTCTTAACTGCGCTCCAGAGCGTGGTAAGCAGAGAAACAAATCCGCTGAATTCTGTAGTCTTAACGATCGGAACCGTAAATGGAGGTTATGCACCAAATGTTATCTGCGATAAGGTCGTATTAAAGGGTATACTGAGAACTATGGATGCCGGTCTTAGAAAATCCATACCTAAAAGGATCGTAAAGATTACGGATGGGATCACAAAGTCTATGAATGCTTCATTTGACTTTGACATGTATGAGGGATATCCATGCCTTATAAATGATAAGGGAATGACGGATTTAATTATTAAGTCCGCTGCGGAGCAGATAACCAGGGAAAATGTATTGATGCTTGAGAATCCATCTATGGGAGTGGAAGACTTTGCCTATTTCTGTTATAATGTGCCTTCAGCCTTTTACAGGCTTGGATGCAGAAACGAAAAAAAGGGGATTGTAAATTCTGCCCATAGCCCTTTGTTCGATATTGATGAAGATTCCATCGAAATAGGAATGATTACAGAGTGTCAGGCAGCAGTAAATTTTATATTTAATTTTGCATCGCGTTGA